From one Eucalyptus grandis isolate ANBG69807.140 chromosome 9, ASM1654582v1, whole genome shotgun sequence genomic stretch:
- the LOC104420152 gene encoding uncharacterized protein LOC104420152, whose protein sequence is MDRDLNELQFLGFLGVYRETSEIIVKWRKIFAQITLTLILPLCIILLAHSLVSQLLSFNILDHEITQNDIEEGDTNYRDLSPMLENEWVAFWFIRLGYFVLVFIFSLLSTAAVVYTVACVYASKQITFKKIIRVVPRVWKRLMVTFFWCFAFFFGYNNVAVGLLIVWLVMVRQFAVGPALGIAVAVILLILSVVGLVYITMIWQMASVISVLEDAYGRKAMVKSKRLIKGKMGLSVWCFLGVLVCSVLVQALFESHVFLDLVPIGVKIGIGLICLMLLSMLVLFDMVVQTVIYFVCKSYHGENIDSSCLSDHLDGCLVDCPSEGQKAVQLEKLQV, encoded by the coding sequence ATGGACAGAGACCTGAACGAGCTGCAATTCCTTGGGTTCCTCGGCGTCTACAGAGAGACCTCAGAGATCATCGTCAAATGGAGGAAGATCTTTGCCCAGATCACGCTCACGCTCATCCTCCCTCTCTGTATCATTCTCCTCGCCCACTCCTTGGTCTCGCAGCTCCTCTCCTTCAACATCCTCGACCATGAGATCACCCAAAACGACATCGAGGAGGGCGACACGAATTACAGGGACCTGTCCCCAATGCTCGAGAACGAGTGGGTCGCCTTCTGGTTCATCAGGCTTGGCTACTTTGTCCTagtcttcatcttttctctGCTTTCGACCGCGGCTGTCGTCTACACAGTGGCTTGCGTTTACGCCTCCAAGCAGATTACTTTCAAGAAGATCATACGTGTCGTGCCCAGAGTGTGGAAGAGGCTCATGGTCACTTTTTTCTGGTGCTTCGCCTTCTTCTTTGGGTACAATAATGTGGCTGTAGGGCTTTTGATCGTATGGCTCGTTATGGTGAGGCAATTTGCAGTTGGCCCTGCACTTGGGATTGCCGTGGCGGTCATTCTCTTGATCTTGTCCGTCGTGGGGCTTGTTTATATCACCATGATTTGGCAAATGGCGAGTGTGATCTCGGTTCTTGAAGATGCGTATGGAAGGAAGGCGATGGTGAAGAGCAAGAGACTGATAAAGGGCAAGATGGGTCTATCTGTTTGGTGTTTTCTTGGTGTCTTGGTGTGCTCCGTGCTGGTTCAGGCACTGTTTGAATCCCATGTGTTCCTCGACTTGGTTCCTATTGGAGTCAAGATTGGGATTGGGCTGATCTGCTTGATGTTACTGTCGATGCTGGTACTCTTCGATATGGTCGTGCAGACAGTGATCTACTTCGTTTGCAAGTCCTACCACGGCGAGAACATCGACAGCTCCTGCTTGTCTGATCACCTCGATGGCTGTCTTGTAGACTGCCCCTCTGAAGGCCAAAAGGCTGTCCAGCTTGAGAAGCTTCAAGTCTGA
- the LOC120288346 gene encoding uncharacterized protein LOC120288346, translated as MDRDLNELQFLGFLGVYREASEIIVKWRKIFAQITLTLILPLCIIFLAHSLVSQLLSFNILDHEITQNDIREEDTNYRDLSPMLENEWVAFWFVRLGYFVLVFIFSLLSTAAVVYTVACVYASKQITFKKIISVVPRVWKRLMVTFFWCFVFFFGYNNVAVGLLIVWLVMVRQFAVGPALGIAVAVILLILSFVGLVYITMIWQMASVISVLEDAYGRKAMVKSKRLIKDKMGLSVWCFLGVLVYSVLFQALSEILVFFDFVPIGVKFGIGLICLMLLSMLVLFDMVVQTVIYFVCKSYHGENIDISCLSDHLDGCLVDCPSEGQKAVQLEQLQV; from the coding sequence ATGGACAGAGACCTGAACGAGCTGCAATTCCTTGGGTTCCTCGGCGTCTACAGAGAGGCCTCAGAGATCATCGTCAAATGGAGGAAGATCTTTGCCCAGATCACGCTCACGCTCATCCTCCCTCTCTGTATCATTTTCCTCGCCCACTCCTTGGTCTCGCAGCTCCTCTCCTTCAACATCCTCGACCACGAGATCACCCAAAACGACATCCGGGAGGAAGACACAAATTACAGGGACCTGTCCCCAATGCTCGAGAACGAGTGGGTCGCCTTCTGGTTCGTCAGGCTTGGCTACTTTGTCCTagtcttcatcttctctctgcTTTCGACCGCGGCTGTCGTCTACACAGTGGCTTGCGTTTACGCCTCCAAGCAGATTACTTTCAAGAAGATCATAAGTGTCGTGCCCAGAGTGTGGAAGAGGCTCATGGTCACTTTTTTCTGGtgcttcgtcttcttctttgggTACAATAATGTGGCTGTAGGGCTTTTGATCGTATGGCTCGTTATGGTGAGGCAATTTGCAGTTGGCCCTGCACTTGGGATTGCCGTGGCAGTCATTCTCTTGATCTTGTCCTTCGTGGGGCTTGTTTATATCACCATGATTTGGCAAATGGCGAGTGTGATCTCGGTTCTTGAAGATGCGTATGGAAGGAAGGCGATGGTGAAGAGCAAGAGACTGATAAAGGACAAGATGGGTCTATCCGTTTGGTGTTTTCTTGGTGTCTTGGTGTACTCCGTGCTGTTTCAGGCACTGTCTGAAATTCTTGTGTTCTTCGACTTTGTTCCTATTGGAGTCAAGTTTGGGATTGGACTGATCTGCTTGATGTTACTGTCGATGCTGGTACTCTTCGATATGGTCGTGCAGACAGTGATCTACTTCGTTTGCAAGTCCTACCACGGCGAGAACATCGACATCTCCTGCTTGTCTGATCACCTCGATGGCTGTCTTGTAGACTGCCCCTCTGAAGGCCAAAAGGCTGTCCAGCTTGAGCAGCTTCAAGTCTGA
- the LOC120288348 gene encoding uncharacterized protein LOC120288348, with the protein MYRDQHELQFLGFLGVYRESSKIILKGRKIFAQITLTLIHHLCIVFLALSKVSQLLYFKFVKYEIDWDNPKKHSRSRRLHGGLHLRHQADYYHQDDKCRAQWKRLMIPFLWSFALFVVFIVMAIGLLIAGLIVVRQFSVGPALGIALRVILLILYVVGFVYITMICQSASVISVLEDAYGRKAITKSKGLTNGKMGLRVWCFLGVFVCSVLVQALFGSLGVLDMVPIGVKIGVGLICTMLLSMLVLFDLVVQTVIYFVCKSYHHENIDSSCLSDHLEFCRGDCPSEGQKAAQVEQFHV; encoded by the exons ATGTACAGAGACCAGCACGAGCTGCAGTTCCTTGGGTTCCTCGGCGTCTACAGAGAGAGCTCCAAGATTATCCTCAAAGGGAGGAAGATCTTCGCTCAGATCACGCTCACGCTCATCCACCATCTCTGCATCGTCTTCCTCGCACTCTCCAAGGTTTCACAGCTCCTCTACTTCAAGTTCGTCAAGTACGAGATCGACTGGGACAACCCCAAAAAGCACAGCCGGAG CCGTCGTCTACACGGTGGCTTGCATCTACGCCACCAAGCAGATTACTATCACCAAGATGATAAGTGTCGTGCCCAGTGGAAGAGGCTCATGATCCCTTTCCTCTGGAGCTTCGCACTCTTCGTTGTGTTCATTGTCATGGCCATAGGGCTTCTGATCGCAGGGCTCATCGTCGTGAGGCAATTTTCAGTTGGCCCTGCACTTGGGATTGCCCTGAGGGTCATTCTCTTGATCTTGTACGTTGTTGGGTTTGTTTATATCACCATGATTTGCCAATCGGCGAGTGTGATCTCGGTTCTTGAAGATGCATATGGAAGGAAGGCGATCACGAAGAGCAAGGGACTGACAAATGGCAAGATGGGCCTACGAGTTTGGTGTTTTCTTGGTGTCTTCGTGTGCTCCGTGCTGGTTCAGGCACTGTTTGGATCCCTTGGGGTCTTGGACATGGTTCCTATTGGAGTCAAGATTGGGGTTGGGCTGATCTGCACGATGTTGCTGTCGATGCTGGTGCTGTTCGATTTGGTCGTGCAAACAGTGATCTACTTCGTCTGCAAGTCCTACCACCATGAGAACATCGACAGCTCCTGCTTGTCTGATCATCTGGAGTTCTGTCGTGGAGACTGTCCCTCTGAAGGCCAAAAGGCTGCCCAGGTTGAGCAATTTCATGTCTAA
- the LOC120288349 gene encoding uncharacterized protein LOC120288349: protein MEEDLRSDHARSHPPSLRHLALFEVSQLLFFKIINHEIIRDDARKDSPRYRDLSRMLQKEWAAFWLFELGFFIFVFIFSPLSTSAVIYTVACTYATKPITFIIAMICQLASMISVLEDAYGRKAMAKSEGLIKGKMDLRVWCFLRVLVCSVLVQALFGSLVVLDWVPIGVKIGVGLICLMFLSTLVPFDLVAQPVIYFACKSYHHENIDGSCLSDHLEGCRGECPSKGQQAVQLAA from the exons ATGGAGGAAGATCTTCGCTCAGATCACGCTCGCTCTCATCCTCCCTCTCTACGTCATCTCGCCCTCTTCGAGGTCTCGCAGCTCCTCTTCTTCAAGATTATCAACCACGAGATCATCAGGGACGACGCCAGGAAGGACAGCCCGAGGTACAGGGACCTGTCCCGCATGCTCCAGAAGGAGTGGGCCGCTTTCTGGCTCTTTGAGCTCGGCTTTTTCATCtttgtcttcatcttctctccGCTTTCGACCTCGGCTGTTATCTACACTGTGGCCTGCACCTACGCCACCAAGCCGATTACTTTCATTAT CGCCATGATTTGCCAATTGGCGAGTATGATCTCGGTTCTTGAAGATGCCTATGGAAGGAAGGCGATGGCGAAGAGCGAGGGACTGATAAAGGGCAAGATGGACCTACGGGTTTGGTGTTTTCTTAGGGTCTTGGTGTGCTCCGTGCTGGTTCAGGCACTGTTTGGATCCCTTGTGGTCTTGGACTGGGTTCCTATTGGAGTCAAGATCGGGGTTGGGCTGATTTGCTTGATGTTTCTGTCGACGCTGGTGCCGTTCGATTTGGTCGCGCAGCCAGTGATCTACTTCGCGTGCAAGTCCTACCACCATGAGAACATCGACGGCTCCTGCTTGTCTGATCATCTCGAGGGCTGTCGTGGAGAATGTCCCTCTAAAGGCCAACAAGCTGTCCAGCTGGCAGCTTGA
- the LOC120288347 gene encoding uncharacterized protein LOC120288347: protein MDRDQHELQFLGFLGVYRESSKIILKGRKIFAQITLTLILHLHRLPRTLQGFTAPLLQVRQVRDQLRQPQKAQPEVQDLCCMLKNFWLIELGSFISVFIFSLLSTSAVYTVACIYATKQITITKMMSVVPRLIVVRQFSVGPALGIALAVILLILYVVGFVYITVICQLASVISVLEDAYGRKAMAKSKGLTNGKMGLRVWCFLGVFVCSVLVQALFGSLVVLDVVPIGVKIGVGLICMMFLSMQVLFDLVMQTVIYFVCKSYHHENIDSSCLSDHLEVCRGDCPSDGQKAAQVEQFHV from the exons ATGGACAGAGACCAGCACGAGCTGCAGTTCCTTGGGTTCCTCGGCGTCTACAGAGAGAGCTCCAAGATCATCCTCAAAGGGAGGAAGATCTTCGCTCAGATCACGCTCACGCTCATCCTCCATCTGCATCGTCTTCCTCGCACTCTCCAAGGTTTCACAGCTCCTCTACTTCAAGTTCGTCAAGTACGAGATCAACTGAGACAACCCCAAAAAGCACAGCCTGAGGTACAGGACCTGTGCTGCATGCTCAAGAATTTCTGGCTCATCGAGCTAGGCTCCTTCATCTCcgtcttcatcttctctctgcTTTCGACTTCAGCTGTCTACACGGTGGCTTGCATCTACGCCACCAAGCAGATTACTATCACCAAGATGATGAGTGTCGTGCCCA GGCTCATCGTCGTGAGGCAATTTTCAGTTGGCCCTGCACTTGGGATTGCCCTGGCGGTCATTCTCTTGATCTTGTACGTTGTTGGGTTTGTTTATATCACCGTGATTTGCCAATTGGCGAGTGTGATCTCGGTTCTTGAAGATGCATATGGAAGGAAGGCGATGGCGAAGAGCAAGGGACTGACAAATGGCAAGATGGGCCTACGAGTTTGGTGTTTTCTTGGTGTCTTCGTGTGCTCCGTGCTGGTTCAGGCACTGTTTGGATCCCTTGTGGTCTTGGACGTGGTTCCTATTGGAGTCAAGATTGGGGTTGGGCTGATCTGCATGATGTTTTTGTCGATGCAGGTGCTGTTCGATTTGGTCATGCAAACAGTGATCTACTTCGTCTGCAAGTCCTACCACCATGAGAACATCGACAGCTCCTGCTTGTCTGATCATCTGGAGGTCTGTCGTGGAGACTGTCCCTCTGACGGCCAAAAGGCTGCCCAGGTTGAGCAATTTCATGTCTAA